A stretch of the Drosophila sulfurigaster albostrigata strain 15112-1811.04 chromosome 2L, ASM2355843v2, whole genome shotgun sequence genome encodes the following:
- the LOC133850624 gene encoding nipped-B protein isoform X2, with the protein MGDRDIPSVPVTTLAGLTSTSDLLSELPVSDSLQSAASFNKSLLFHSLVANESNNLLSVRDENLVRQLVNAIEQTNSDNIELKPQYSIQQHGANISTYPELLQGIYNYRPTVFNTPRRTVINDNTSHQHLNIHSEHSQIQESTSQSQSTGLVNDICQTAYNLNTDRIQHQVLKDYADQSISKNVPGRDLRLNRNVNESIENQMQGHPVQGMNVIQPSLVGQEEHHSTSVIQAVNQHGRQAQAYYPNPLNEQVAQQPDLQPLQQQPAQLLQMRDIMQHAPLQSQAPTTTTSTIQGNFQNVLNLQRQQNADLATMQHQELEKPNQHYAKPQSPAPIQSLFVPTSSQGNKVFGHEFNQCVQPISTATSTSTSSSGKSQVRSPELARNMGLLQETASKHNDRQKFLNNEFNTVGLPEVVPTTEITNVGSAQSSASVDMFTVIKADEKRSSTKRKVAISLGDIPPEQIFSKPKLRRVERTMSLTTPKGTKEEVTRSQTYQQFMRNMEQIIEMLDDTESPNFDSEDVDENIECISPKLLNTMSDDVAKLKAKQALDSIPKNKLTLLINYAMRNVYLARNYSAGPEDEDEIVDDEIIEKILNAMDACLLICNIYSTVSDLKFLQEDNISHIIKFAQFQLRETIFPLHDPVYTVKNVKKTSQRKKTKSHQNHHRSLQLFYSKVVELLKVFVALFDKCIFVDTIVLPLSTLAIEPFFVDNIETLQFVCLELVTTIFRKEKYDKIRNSILGDILSSIDRLPSSKKNLRPYKLTNNGGNIQMVTALVLQLIQCATILTDSLADISRGSVKTQTLQDFDDDLPSGASQIIKPNQDILVLKKYDVAVSIGGNFLTTFLNKCKSRNNETDFRPLFENFIHDLLATVNKPEWPASELLLSLLGTMLVRYVSDKSIEQSIRLVSLDYLGIVAARLRKDTVESRCKVNIIDSMIKSIKAEQEKEGDLTITDSKIELHPEEQRTEFLQKILLDFLAVNAQEENLIWDYARHFYLAQWYRDVIYQRRRIKEGEKGFASNKPKSRSKQRSGDYSGSSDSGSCDENDPEDSNKNGSRSIDAVDYELNLEIFNVLEERKQYLISKIKPYSVSGEHNHTSLQHIKTYIDYNNAQLIAQYLATKRPFSQSFDGCLKKIILVVNEPSIAVRTRAMKCLANIVEVDPLVLKRKDMQMGVNQKFLDTAISVREAAVDLVGKFVLSNQELIDQYYDMLSTRILDTGVSVRKRVIKILRDICIEYPDFEKIPEICVKMIRRVNDEEGIQKLVTEVFMKMWFTPCIKNDKHGIQRKINQIIDVVNTAHDTGTTWLEGLLMSIFKPKENMLKLDGSAQEPVKKNTEPPAEIVLACQQLADGLVDRLIELEDTDNARMLGCITTLHLLAKVRPQLLIRHAMTIEPYLNIKCHSASAAKFICAVADILEKVVPLVNNASESFLASLEEHLMLLVVSRNQAEVTSCVSCLGALVNKITKNYKLIRDCFQKFYRVLDLSRNQVVHNGSNIDHIYTPSFRRSLFTIGILMRYFDFKSPNTLGESNSGLPASICDNVFECLMFFCACSNHEIRKQALISLGSFCVMNDDYLTRSELKQFYCDLLRSSSNDGGVKIICMRNIWIYLTESEMFMHNKEKEWEKQSKHEDLKEMNDVSSGMASRIIQLYLEEILDCFLNRDDTVRLWAVKVVQIVLRQGLVHPVRMVPYLICLSTDSKVESAHRADALLKDIDKTYSGFVNMKVQFGLQLCFKLQEILQVNNKAKNEIIRGYAKRGPDQVTTALNDFLYTLLRTTKPQRRALVQTVTKQFDDQKTSLQQMLYIADNLAYFPYAVQDEPLYLIHQIDLLISMAGTHLLTTFKEHLRPSDNRGDVLEDDDDEEDPQVLYNRLPEDMTEIKKCITSAQACMLLLVLKEHLKEMYGLTDGKISRYSPSEQKIYEKAVTRRSITDFDPRTTIDVIKKQQSQNYTNNESENFSRPLTNDEKLDLVVKYLDFKQLMLKLDPEDADSDADESRDKSKLNNSGLVDDTIAQNNKAAGYILNEKPSSLGTLNVNNSNIQSASAILVETHGSVAPTPPRSVKSTFSPAKLISRKQSQQRSKKKRRKIVSSDEDDDYSGEDYA; encoded by the exons ATGGGGGACCGTGACATCCCTAGCGTACCAGTCACAACATTAGCTGGCCTAACCAGTACTTCAGATT tgCTCAGCGAATTACCAGTCTCAGATTCTCTTCAGAGCGCAGCATCATTTAATAAATCGTTGCTATTTCACTCACTGGTGGCTAATGAATCCAATAATTTATTGTCTGTTCGCGATGAGAACCTGGTGAGACAATTGGTGAATGCCATTGAGCAAACGAACTCTGATAATAT AGAACTAAAACCGCAATACAGCATCCAACAACACGGCGCCAACATTAGTACATATCCTGAACTACTGCAGGGTATTTACAACTATCGCCCAACTGTATTTAACACACCGCGTAGAACTG TAATCAATGATAATACGTCACATCAACATCTGAATATTCATTCTGAACATTCACAAATTCAAGAGAGTACTTCACAAAGTCAGTCAACTGGACTTGTTAATGATATATGTCAGACAgcttacaatttaaatactgaTCGCATTCAGCACCAGGTGCTGAAGGATTATGCTGATCAATCAATCAG caaAAATGTTCCGGGACGCGACTTGAGATTAAATAGGAATGTAAACGAATCcattgaaaatcaaatgcagGGGCATCCAGTACAGGGAATGAACGTCATCCAGCCAAGTTTAGTGGGACAGGAAGAACACCACTCAACGTCAGTGATTCAAGCCGTGAATCAACATGGACGCCAAGCCCAAGCATATTATCCGAATCCATTGAATGAGCAGGTTGCTCAGCAGCCAGACTTACAACCCCTGCAACAACAGCCGGCACAGCTTTTACAAATGAGAGATATAATGCAGCATGCCCCATTACAATCTCAAgctccaacaacaactacgtcGACAATACAAggcaatttccaaaatgtattaaatttacaaaggCAACAGAATGCAGATTTAGCTACAATGCAGCATCAGGAGCTTGAAAAGCCAAATCAGCATTACGCTAAACCCCAATCTCCAGCTCCAATTCAATCCCTCTTCGTACCCACTTCTTCCCAGGGCAACAAAGTATTTGGGCACGAATTCAATCAATGTGTGCAACCAATATCGACAGCTACTTCGACGTCCACATCTTCAAGCGGCAAATCCCAGGTTCGG TCACCAGAATTGGCTAGAAATATGGGGTTGCTACAGGAAACAGCTAGCAAGCACAATGAcaggcaaaagtttttgaatAATGAATTCAATACCGTTGGATTACCTGAGGTTGTTCCTACAACTGAAATAACCAACGTTGGCAGTGCACAATCTTCTGCATCAGTAGATATGTTTACTGTTATTAAAGCTGATGAGAAACGAAGTAGCACGAAACGGAAAGTGGCAATTTCGCTTGGCGACATTCCTCCGGAGCAAATAT ttTCAAAGCCCAAACTACGTCGCGTGGAGCGTACAATGTCGTTAACAACACCAAAAGGTACAAAAGAAGAAGTAACGCGATCGCAAACATACCAACAGTTTATGCGAAACATGGAGCAAATCATTGAAATGCTTGATGATACCGAATCCCCAAATTTCGATTCAG AGGACGTTGatgaaaatattgaatgcATTTCACCAAAACTTCTTAATACAATGAGTGATGATGTTGCCAagttgaaagcaaaacaagcaCTGGACTCAATtcccaaaaataaactaaCTTTGCTAATTAACTACGCCATGCGAAATGTTTATTTGGCCAGAAATTATTCTGCTGGGCCG gaagatgaagatgaaattgttgatgatgaaatcattgaaaaaattttaaacgcAATGGATGCTTGCTTACTTATATGCAACATTTACTCAACAGTTAGCGACCTAAAGTTTTTGCAGGAGGATAATATTTcacatattattaaatttgctcaatttcaattacgTGAAACAATATTTCCATTACATGATCCTGTATATACagtaaaaaatgtgaaaaaaacGAGCCAACGCAAAAAGACAAAGTCCCATCAGAATCATCATCGCAGCCTGCAACTTTTTTACTCAAAAGTTGTTGAGCTGCTAAAAGTTTTTGTGGCGCTATTTGATAAGTGCATTTTTGTCGATACTATAGTATTACCCCTGTCAACACTCGCAATAGAGCcattttttgttgataatattgaaactctgcaatttgtttgcttggaACTAGTTACAACT ATATTTCGAAAggaaaaatatgataaaatacGAAACAGTATTTTAGGTGATATATTGTCTTCGATTGATCGTTTGCCCTCATCGAAAAAGAATCTGCGACCATATAAACTTACAAATAACGGCGGTAATATACAAATGGTTACTGCACTTGTGCTGCAGTTAATTCAATGTGCTACAATTCTCACGGACTCGCTTGCTGATATTAGTCGCGGCAGTGTCAAAACGCAAACTCTTCAAGATTTTGATGACGATCTACCAAGTGGCGCTTCCCAAATAATAAAGCCAAATCAGGATATACTTGTGTTGAAAAAGTACGACGTTGCCGTCAGTATTGGTGGCAATTTTTTAACGACGtttttaaacaaatgcaaGTCCCGAAACAACGAAACAGACTTTCGTCCTCtatttgaaaactttattCATGACCTTTTGGCCACCGTAAATAAGCCTGAGTGGCCAGCCTCCGAATTGTTACTTTCATTGTTAGGTACCATGTTAGTTCGCTATGTATCGGATAAATCAATTGAACAAAGTATTCGGTTGGTCTCCTTGGATTACTTAGGAATTGTAGCTGCGCGCTTACGTAAAGACACAGTAGAGTCCCGatgtaaagtaaatattattgattcaatgattaaatcaataaaagcaGAACAAGAAAAAGAGGGTGATTTAACCATAACTGAT TCAAAAATCGAGCTTCACCCTGAAGAACAGCGAACGGAATTTCTTCAAAAAATACTCCTTGATTTTCTCGCCGTAAATGCACAAGAGGAGAATTTGATTTGGGACTATGCTCGTCACTTTTATTTGGCGCAATGGTATCGGGATGTCATTTATCAACGTCGTCGAATAAAGGAGGGCGAAAAAGGGTTTGCTTCAAACAAACCCAAATCTCGGTCGAAACAAAGATCAG gaGACTATTCTGGCTCTTCGGATTCGGGGTCCTGCGATGAAAATGACCCTGAAGACTCCAATAAAAATGGTAGTCGTTCTATCGATGCAGTTGATTATGAACtcaatttagaaatttttaaCGTTTTGGAAGAACGAAAACAATACTTAATCAGCAAAATTAAACCATATTCGGTATCAGGCGAACATAACCATACATCACTTCAACATATAAAGACTTATATAGATTACAACAATGCACAATTAATAGCACAATATTTGGCTACCAAGCGGCCATTTAGCCAATCGTTTGATGGATgtcttaaaaaaattattttagtcGTTAA TGAACCATCAATTGCTGTGAGAACGCGGGCAATGAAATGTCTGGCAAATATAGTCGAGGTAGATCCGTTGGTtctaaaaagaaaagacaTGCAGATGGGTGTTAATCAAAAGTTTCTGGACACGGCTATTTCAGTACGGGAAGCTGCTGTTGATTTAGTTGGTAAATTTGTTCTTAGCAATCAAGAACTGATAGACCAATACTATGATATGCTATCGACTCGAATATTG GACACTGGTGTTTCAGTGCGCAAACGTGTCATCAAAATTTTGCGCGATATCTGTATTGAATATCCAGACTTCGAAAAAATCCCTGAAATCTGTGTGAAAATGATTCGCCGAGTGAATGATGAAGAGGGCATCCAAAAGCTCGTCACAGAAGTCTTTATGAAAATGTGGTTTACGCCTTGCATAAAAAATGACAAA catGGCATACAGcgaaaaataaatcaaattattgatGTTGTAAACACAGCTCACGATACGGGTACAACATGGTTGGAAGGTCTTTTGATGAGC ATTTTCAAACCAAAGGAAAATATGCTTAAGCTGGACGGAAGTGCTCAAGAGCCGGTGAAAAAGAATACAGAACCTCCAGCAGAAATTGTTTTAGCGTGTCAGCAATTAGCGGATGGACTTGTTGATCGTCTAATTGAATTGGAGGATACTGACAATGCACGTATGCTCGGCTGTATAACGACCCTTCACCTTCTGGCTAAAGTTCGACCTCAACTCTTAATTCGCCACGCTATGACTATCGAACCATATTTGAATATCAAATGTCATTCAGCGTCTGCTGccaaatttatttgtgcagTCGCCGATATTCTTGAAAAGGTTGTACCCCTTGTTAACAACGCAAGTGAATCGTTTTTGGCATCGCTAGAAGAACATTTGATGCTTTTGGTTGTTTCCCGTAATCAAGCTGAAGTGACAAGTTGTGTGTCCTGCTTGGGAGCACTTGTTAACAAGATAACAAAGAACTATAAACTAATTCGCGACTGTTTCCAGAA ATTCTATCGAGTTCTCGATCTTTCAAGAAATCAAGTGGTGCATAATGGTTCTAATATAGATCATATTTATACACCAAGTTTTCGGAGAAGCCTCTTTACGATTGGTATTCTGATGcgttattttgattttaaatctCCTAATACTTTAg GTGAATCAAATTCAGGACTTCCTGCTTCTATATGCGACAACGTATTCGAGTGCTTAATGTTCTTTTGTGCATGTTCTAATCATGAAATTCGCAAACAGGCGCTGATATCCCTTGGTTCATTTTGTGTTATGAATGATGATTATCTGACACGATCGGAGCTTAAGCAATTTTACTGTGATTTACTAAGATCATCCTCAAATGATGGTGGCGTTAAAATTATATGTATGCGCAATATTTGGATTTATTTAACTGAATCTGAAATGTTCATgcataataaagaaaaagagt gGGAAAAGCAATCAAAACATGAAGACCTGAAGGAAATGAATGATGTTTCGTCCGGTATGGCTAGTCGCATTATTCAACTGTACTTGGAAGAAATTCTCGATTGTTTCCTTAATCGCGATGACACGGTTCGTCTGTGGGCCGTTAAAGTTGTACAAATTGTGCTGAGACAAGGCTTGGTTCATCCAGTCAGAATGGTAccttatttaatatgtttaagtACCGATTCTAAAGTTGAG TCGGCCCATCGAGCTGATGCTTTGCTGAAAGATATTGACAAAACATATTCTGGCTTTGTAAATATGAAAGTTCAATTTGGACTACAACTTTGTTTCAAACTGCAAGAAATTTTGCAAGTGAATAACAAggccaaaaatgaaataattagaGGTTATGC CAAACGTGGACCAGACCAAGTAACAACAGCTTTAAacgattttttatatacactGCTGCGAACGACGAAGCCACAAAGGCGCGCTTTGGTTCAAACAGTAACCAAACAATTCGATGATCAAAAAACGTCTTTGCAACAAATGTTATATATTGCCGATAATCTCGCCTACTTTCCATATGCAGTGCAGGATGAACCTTTATATCTAATACACCAAATCGACTTGCTCATATCTATGGCTGGTACACATCTGTTAACCACTTTTAAAGAACATCTTAGGCCTAGTGATAATAGAGGCGATGTTcttgaagatgatgatgatgaagaggaTCCACAGGTTCTTTATAATCGACTGCCTGAAGATATGaccgaaataaaaaaatgcataacGTCTGCTCAAGCGTGTATGCTACTTTTGGTTCTTAAGgaacatttaaaagaaatgtatGGATTGACTGATGGCAAAATATCGCGATATTCGCCGTCAGaacaaaaaatttatgaaaaagcAGTTACGCGTCGGAGCATTACAGATTTCGATCCAAGAACAACAATCGATGTGATTAAAAAGCAACAGTCTCAAAACTATACTAATAACGAATCTGAAAACTTTTCGAGACCACTTACCAATGATGAGAAATTAGATCTTGTTGTTAAATACTTGGAC ttCAAACAGCTTATGCTTAAACTGGATCCAGAAGATGCAGATTCTGATGCAGATGAATCTCGCGACAAATCTAAATTGAATAATTCTGGACTTGTTGATGATACAATAGCTCAGAATAATAAGGCAGCTGGATACATTTTAAACGAAAAACCCAGCTCTCTTGGTACACTGAACGTTAACAATAGTAACATTCAATCAGCATCGGCGATATTGGTT GAAACGCATGGTTCCGTCGCCCCCACACCGCCTCGATCAGTAAAGTCTACATTTTCTCCTGCAAAGTTAATTTCACGTAAGCAGAGTCAACAGCGAAGTAAAAAGAAACGGCGCAAAATTGTGTCatctgatgaagatgatgattaCAGTGGTGAAGACTATGCGTGA